A stretch of Chiloscyllium plagiosum isolate BGI_BamShark_2017 chromosome 6, ASM401019v2, whole genome shotgun sequence DNA encodes these proteins:
- the LOC122550929 gene encoding pseudouridine-5'-phosphatase, with the protein MAARCTTDFKPVSHVIFDMDGLLLDTERLYTLVFDEVCGRYNKKFTWELKSMIMGMQTMVVAKIICEKLELPITPEDFVKECSLIEKRLFACASLMPGVEQLVRHLTEYNVPIAVATSSPKEKYNLKTSRHMPIFYLFHHIVCGDDPDVKKSKPAPDSFLVCAKRFDPPPPFEKS; encoded by the exons ATGGCGGCGAGATGTACAACAGACTTCAAGCCGGTTAGTCATGTCATCTTTGACATGGACGGCCTCCTCCTGG acacggAAAGACTGTACACTCTTGTGTTTGATGAAGTCTGTGGCCGTTACAATAAGAAGTTTACATGGGAGTTGAAATCCATGATTATGGGTATGCAGACCATGGTCGTGGCCAAAATTATTTGTGAAAAACTGGAGCTTCCAATTACTCCAGAGGACTTTGTGAAGGAATGTTCCCTTATAGAGAAACGCTTGTTTGCTTGTGCAAGCTTAATGCCAG GTGTAGAGCAGTTAGTTCGCCATCTCACCGAATACAATGTGCCAATCGCAGTGGCTACCAGCTCGCCGAAGGAAAAGTATAACCTAAAGACATCCAGGCACATGCCGATCTTCTACTTATTCCACCACATTGTGTGTGGCGATGACCCTGACGTCAAGAAAAGCAAGCCTGCTCCTGACAGCTTCCTGGTCTGTGCTAAGAGATTTGACCCTCCACCACCTTTTGAAAAG tcttga